A part of Anolis sagrei isolate rAnoSag1 chromosome 3, rAnoSag1.mat, whole genome shotgun sequence genomic DNA contains:
- the ZNF488 gene encoding zinc finger protein 488, protein MVKSGLLEQATNFQSLAQDLELKMATCDSHLEKGMNCEKVETKNDRKTVLLEKTNCLYEELYSENRDKGAVQYTLEGPFWKFSTGKQIVLKKDVLEQKESAFTEVRRMKLIIEKTKRMEQGNGETYFGKEHQVSCSSGSAFSFVWPTRASGETKSAFSKPLKNLMDQRALAATYHLNDPWKGSEKLSECISAIDFMRYKSFLTSKCFVGDLNSSQLLQTSLVQSNAFPYAAGLWPRQTKEHMQTTSTSNASSSFASLTLLPPTFTSFGVAAQNWCAKCNLSFRMTSDLVFHMRSHHKKESIFPESHGKRRREEKLSCPVCQEYFQERHHLSRHMTSHY, encoded by the coding sequence ATGGTGAAGAGTGGGTTACTGGAGCAAGCTACCAATTTCCAGAGTCTTGCTCAGGACCTAGAGCTCAAGATGGCAACTTGTGATTCCCATTTGGAAAAGGGAATGAACTGTGAAAAAGTGGAGACTAAGAATGATAGAAAAACTGTGCTGTTGGAGAAAACTAATTGTCTATATGAAGAACTTTACAGTGAGAATAGGGATAAAGGTGCTGTGCAGTACACGTTAGAGGGGCCGTTCTGGAAGTTCAGTACAGGGAAACAAATAGTTCTCAAGAAGGATGTTCTGGAGCAGAAGGAGAGTGCGTTTACTGAAGTGAGGAGAATGAAGCTGATAATTGAGAAAACCAAAAGGATGGAACAAGGAAATGGAGAGACTTACTTTGGCAAAGAGCACCAGGTTTCTTGTTCATCGGGCAGTGCGTTCTCCTTTGTGTGGCCAACCAGAGCTTCTGGGGAAACAAAGAGTGCTTTTAGCAAACCACTGAAAAATCTAATGGACCAAAGAGCATTGGCTGCCACTTATCATCTGAATGATCCATGGAAAGGCTCAGAGAAGCTGTCAGAATGCATCAGTGCCATTGACTTCATGAGGTACAAAAGCTTTCTGACTTCCAAGTGCTTTGTGGGTGATTTGAACAGCTCTCAACTGCTGCAGACCAGCCTTGTTCAGAGCAACGCTTTCCCTTATGCTGCAGGACTATGGCCAAGGCAAACAAAAGAGCACATGCAGACCACATCCACATCAAATGCAagctcttcctttgcttccttgACTCTGTTACCTCCTACCTTCACTTCCTTTGGTGTAGCAGCCCAAAACTGGTGTGCAAAATGTAACCTCTCCTTTCGCATGACATCTGACCTTGTGTTCCACATGCGTTCCCATCACAAAAAGGAGAGCATTTTTCCAGAGTCCCATggcaaaaggaggagagaagaaaaactATCCTGTCCTGTCTGTCAGGAATATTTTCAGGAGCGGCATCATTTATCTCGTCATATGACTTCTCATTATTAG